One stretch of Leadbetterella byssophila DSM 17132 DNA includes these proteins:
- a CDS encoding integrase core domain-containing protein: MSTVLDDYSRYIIHWEICDSMKAEDVKRTVNKAIEKAKLKSKAKPKLLSDNGSCYISNEVKTYLRGELKMKQVHGKPMHPQTQGKIERYHRTMKNVVKLNHFYHPEELVEALKKFVENYNNNRYHESLQNLTPADMYFGRSELILMK; the protein is encoded by the coding sequence CTGAGTACAGTTTTAGACGACTACAGCCGCTATATTATCCATTGGGAAATCTGCGATTCGATGAAAGCCGAAGATGTAAAAAGAACGGTAAATAAAGCAATCGAAAAAGCAAAATTAAAGTCTAAGGCTAAACCCAAATTGCTCTCAGACAATGGCTCTTGCTACATCTCAAATGAAGTAAAAACGTACTTGAGAGGGGAATTAAAAATGAAACAGGTGCATGGTAAACCTATGCATCCCCAGACTCAGGGAAAGATAGAACGCTATCATAGGACCATGAAAAATGTAGTCAAATTGAATCATTTTTACCATCCTGAGGAGCTCGTAGAAGCGTTAAAAAAGTTCGTGGAAAACTACAACAATAACCGTTATCACGAATCCTTACAAAATCTGACTCCAGCGGATATGTATTTTGGAAGATCGGAGCTGATTTTAATGAAATAA
- a CDS encoding IS3 family transposase (programmed frameshift): METPKKKSTEKFVKDIRKNTRRIFTAEQKILIVMEGLRAETPVAELCRQHNIAQSQFYAWNKEFMEAGKKRLNGDVVREATSDEVSDLKKENARLKEIVADLVLRYDIVKKSRHAGLSHKYRRYMRLSAGEKYEVIQAVTTSELGVKRTLESFGIARSTFYGWYQNYLEKGYEGLKPTGRTSKRQWNSIPEEQKDLVVGIALEHTELSSRELAHKITDEQGVFISESSVYRILKQRDLIPAPNHYLLSAASEFKDKTEFVHQMWQTDFTYFKIIGWGWYYLSTILDDYSRYIIHWEICDSMKAEDVKRTVNKAIEKAKLKSKTKPKLLSDNGSCYVSNELKTYLREDLKMKQVHGKPMHPQTQGKIERYHRTMKNVVKLNHFYHPEELVEALRKFVENYNNNRYHESLQNLTPADMYFGRSEVILKKRKEIKMNSINRRRQLYNQEKLLNL; the protein is encoded by the exons ATGGAAACACCTAAGAAAAAAAGTACTGAGAAATTTGTTAAAGATATCCGTAAAAATACCCGAAGGATTTTTACTGCAGAACAGAAAATTTTAATTGTGATGGAAGGCCTACGGGCAGAAACTCCTGTTGCTGAACTTTGCAGACAGCATAATATTGCACAATCTCAGTTTTATGCCTGGAACAAAGAATTTATGGAAGCTGGCAAAAAACGGCTAAACGGCGATGTGGTAAGAGAAGCTACGAGTGATGAAGTTTCTGACTTGAAGAAAGAAAACGCACGTTTGAAAGAGATTGTTGCGGATTTGGTTCTTCGCTATGACATCGTAAAAAAAAGT AGACATGCTGGATTAAGCCATAAATACAGAAGGTATATGAGATTGTCAGCAGGTGAGAAATACGAAGTCATTCAAGCGGTAACTACAAGCGAATTGGGGGTAAAGCGTACCTTGGAAAGTTTTGGAATTGCCAGAAGCACATTTTATGGATGGTATCAAAACTATCTTGAGAAAGGTTACGAAGGCTTAAAACCCACTGGAAGAACTAGCAAAAGACAGTGGAATAGCATACCCGAAGAGCAGAAAGATCTGGTGGTAGGAATAGCTTTAGAACACACCGAATTATCATCTCGGGAATTGGCTCACAAAATCACAGACGAACAGGGTGTTTTTATTTCAGAGTCAAGTGTTTATCGAATCTTGAAGCAGCGAGATTTAATTCCAGCACCGAATCATTATCTACTTTCAGCAGCAAGTGAATTTAAAGATAAGACCGAATTTGTGCATCAAATGTGGCAGACAGATTTTACTTATTTCAAGATTATAGGTTGGGGGTGGTACTATTTGAGTACGATTTTGGACGACTACAGCCGCTATATTATCCATTGGGAAATCTGCGATTCGATGAAAGCCGAAGATGTGAAAAGAACGGTAAATAAAGCAATCGAAAAAGCAAAATTAAAGTCTAAGACTAAACCCAAATTACTCTCAGACAATGGCTCTTGCTATGTCTCCAATGAGCTAAAAACGTACTTGAGAGAGGATTTAAAAATGAAACAGGTGCATGGTAAACCTATGCATCCCCAGACTCAGGGAAAGATAGAACGCTATCATAGGACCATGAAAAATGTAGTCAAATTGAATCATTTTTACCATCCTGAGGAGCTCGTAGAAGCGTTAAGAAAGTTCGTGGAAAACTACAACAATAACCGTTATCACGAATCCTTACAAAATCTGACTCCAGCGGATATGTATTTCGGAAGATCGGAGGTAATTTTAAAGAAAAGAAAGGAAATAAAAATGAACTCAATCAACAGAAGAAGACAGTTGTATAATCAAGAAAAATTATTAAATTTATAA
- a CDS encoding peptidase M10, whose amino-acid sequence MEKFFTIALLLFCYGTTFGQEKGKPVYYDNWPTEIAANRDILKIKYSTTAKYVPIGSIWSKRILTYFFANGTTDMSGNTERDAVTLGFTYWSNVYVFKLNRTFWDKSLRSILVYKFNNFS is encoded by the coding sequence ATGGAAAAATTTTTTACAATTGCTTTGTTGTTATTTTGTTACGGAACTACATTTGGACAAGAAAAAGGTAAGCCTGTTTATTATGACAATTGGCCAACAGAAATTGCAGCCAACAGAGATATCTTAAAAATAAAATACTCTACCACTGCAAAATATGTTCCAATAGGGTCAATTTGGAGTAAAAGAATTTTAACCTATTTTTTTGCTAATGGCACTACTGATATGTCAGGAAATACTGAACGTGATGCTGTTACATTGGGTTTTACATATTGGTCTAATGTGTACGTCTTCAAACTAAACCGGACATTTTGGGATAAATCCTTAAGGAGTATTTTGGTTTATAAATTTAATAATTTTTCTTGA
- a CDS encoding LytR/AlgR family response regulator transcription factor yields the protein MGRKIALIVDSDIGHRRWLRECTPKSFALWECESGGEAVRYINSLQPDLVLINVNVPSKNAFEVLDSVDHLPGVIFMSDHVQDAARAFEYQAIDYLVKPFSSARFLHALQRFEKSIESKRSIGTLYPNRIFVERGNRLISRSIAEVTHLKADKDYTWIHMKNGESYLSNLGIGHVERKLNPQIFIRIHRSYIVNLDFVMEMYRDAQRSFVTLVNGVEINVGRNYRSAIKELIF from the coding sequence ATGGGAAGAAAAATTGCTCTAATCGTAGACAGTGATATTGGTCATAGGAGGTGGTTAAGGGAATGCACACCAAAGTCATTTGCATTATGGGAATGTGAAAGTGGAGGGGAAGCAGTAAGGTACATTAATTCTTTACAGCCAGATTTGGTTTTAATAAATGTAAATGTACCTAGCAAAAACGCTTTTGAGGTTTTAGATTCCGTAGATCATCTTCCTGGAGTGATCTTTATGTCAGACCATGTTCAGGACGCAGCCAGAGCCTTCGAATATCAGGCTATAGATTACTTGGTGAAACCATTCAGCAGTGCTAGATTCCTGCATGCTCTGCAGCGTTTCGAGAAAAGTATAGAGTCTAAGAGGTCAATAGGTACACTATATCCTAATCGCATCTTTGTAGAAAGAGGAAATAGATTAATCAGCAGGTCCATTGCTGAGGTAACGCATCTTAAGGCGGATAAAGATTATACCTGGATCCATATGAAGAATGGGGAGTCCTATTTGAGTAATTTGGGTATAGGTCATGTAGAACGCAAACTAAACCCTCAAATATTTATCCGTATACACCGATCTTATATAGTAAATCTGGACTTTGTTATGGAAATGTATAGGGACGCGCAAAGATCTTTTGTGACTCTGGTAAATGGGGTAGAGATAAATGTGGGACGAAATTACAGATCTGCCATTAAGGAGCTCATTTTTTAG